A window of the Aspergillus flavus chromosome 6, complete sequence genome harbors these coding sequences:
- a CDS encoding transcription elongation factor TFIIS/Cofactor of enhancer-binding protein (transcription elongation factor S-II): MPLEAKEIELKAKALTKAATQNEPAANIVSLLKELQQGVKATEDLLRSTRVGIIVNKFKQHKSPEVSRLSSEIVSRWRNEVNKQKASGSPAPSQRSSNSPRPAQNGTASPAGTTPTDKASKLSVAPDKRTWKADGVDINQTGNKIRDSCIGLMYDGLCLNSTEAPRNVLSKASAVEAAAYKSLGPETKEQYRTKIRSLFQNLKNKSNPSLRIRVLSNDVTPDQFVRMSHDELRSDEQREKDAKIQKENMDKAMVAQAERSISTSLQCGKCGQRKVTYTEAQTRSADEPMTLFCTCLNCGKSWKQ, encoded by the coding sequence ATGCCCTTGGAAGCGAAGGAAATTGAGCTCAAGGCGAAGGCCTTGACGAAGGCCGCCACTCAGAATGAACCAGCAGCCAACATTGTATCCTTGCTTAAGGAGCTTCAACAAGGTGTGAAGGCGACGGAGGATCTGCTGCGATCCACCCGTGTGGGAATCATCGTCAACAAGTTCAAACAGCACAAGTCGCCCGAGGTCTCCCGCTTGTCCAGTGAAATCGTGTCCAGGTGGCGGAATGAAGTCAACAAGCAGAAGGCGAGTGGATCGCCCGCACCCAGCCAGCGTTCAAGCAACTCGCCGCGCCCGGCCCAGAACGGAACCGCTTCACCTGCCGGTACGACGCCTACGGACAAGGCTTCCAAATTATCGGTTGCCCCGGATAAACGTACATGGAAGGCGGATGGTGTGGATATCAACCAGACGGGAAATAAGATTCGTGACAGTTGCATTGGGCTGATGTATGATGGACTGTGTCTGAACTCGACAGAAGCTCCACGTAACGTTCTGTCCAAGGCATCCGCCGTTGAGGCCGCAGCATACAAGTCCTTGGGCCCCGAGACCAAAGAGCAGTACCGTACCAAGATCCGCAGTTTATTCCAGAACCTCAAGAACAAGTCGAATCCATCTCTCCGCATCCGTGTCCTCAGCAACGACGTGACCCCCGATCAGTTCGTGCGCATGTCACACGACGAGCTACGCTCCGACGAACAGCGCGAGAAGGACGCAAAGATCCAGAAGGAGAACATGGACAAGGCAATGGTCGCCCAAGCAGAGCGCAGTATCAGTACCAGTCTGCAGTGCGGCAAGTGCGGACAACGCAAAGTCACATACACCGAGGCCCAGACACGCAGTGCAGACGAACCGATGACTTTGTTCTGTACTTGTCTAAACTGCGGAAAGTCCTGGAAGCAGtaa
- a CDS encoding ran GTPase activating protein 1 — protein sequence MAPPKVFSLEGKGLKLDTAEDVEAHIKPLVESTDYTEIRLGGNTFGVTACERLGAAFSTQKNLEVAELADIFTSRLIEEIPIALTHLLKALLEIPTLHTVNLSDNAFGKRTSKPLVDFLSTHVPLRHLILNNNGMGPDAGVEIAGALEELAKRKDEARKAGKEVPQLESIVCGRNRLENGSMKAWARAYEVHAAGMRSVKMTQNGIRQEGISSLLREGLRHASNLEVLDLQDNTFTIMGSTALAEVLPGWTSLRELGVGDCLLSARGGVKVAQALAGAKNEKLETLRLQYNDITAEGVKQFLHATKTALPSLRRIELNGNKFMEEDDNVTELREILEARKEEHGKDDDPEEMWGVDELDELEEESDEEEEEEEEEEEEEEKAEKFVKDNVQAEEAKVAQKQDKEVDELAEALGKTGL from the coding sequence ATGGCCCCTCCTAAGGTCTTTTCTCTCGAAGGCAAAGGCCTCAAACTGGACACCGCTGAGGATGTCGAAGCCCATATTAAGCCTCTGGTCGAAAGCACCGATTACACTGAAATCCGCCTTGGTGGCAATACTTTTGGCGTGACAGCCTGTGAGCGCTTGGGTGCCGCCTTTTCCACCCAGAAGAACCTGGAAGTCGCTGAACTTGCCGACATCTTCACCTCGCGTCTGATTGAGGAAATCCCCATCGCTTTGACTCACCTTTTGAAGGCGCTCCTTGAGATCCCGACTCTTCACACCGTCAACCTTTCCGACAATGCCTTCGGCAAGCGAACCTCGAAGCCCCTTGTCGACTTCCTCTCTACCCACGTTCCTTTGCGCCATCTGATTTTGAACAATAATGGTATGGGCCCTGATGCAGGTGTGGAGATTGCTGGAGCGCTGGAGGAGCTCGCAAAGCGTAAGGATGAGGCCCGCAAGGCAGGAAAGGAGGTCCCTCAGTTAGAGAGCATTGTCTGTGGTCGGAACCGACTGGAGAATGGAAGTATGAAAGCATGGGCACGTGCATATGAGGTGCACGCTGCAGGAATGCGCTCGGTGAAGATGACACAGAACGGAATTCGTCAGGAGGGTATCTCCAGCCTGTTGAGGGAGGGTCTTCGCCACGCCAGCAACCTTGAAGTCCTTGACTTGCAGGATAACACCTTCACCATTATGGGCTCCACTGCTCTCGCTGAGGTGCTTCCAGGCTGGACTTCCCTGCGCGAGCTCGGTGTCGGTGACTGTTTGCTCTCCGCTCGTGGTGGTGTCAAGGTTGCGCAAGCTTTGGCTGGTGCCAAGAACGAGAAGTTGGAAACACTTCGTCTGCAATATAATGATATCACGGCCGAGGGTGTTAAACAGTTTTTGCACGCGACCAAGACCGCACTGCCTTCGTTGCGTCGAATTGAGCTGAACGGAAACAAGTtcatggaggaggacgacAACGTCACTGAGTTGCGCGAGATCCTGGAGGCTCGTAAGGAAGAGCACGGCAAGGATGACGACCCGGAGGAGATGTGGGGTGTGGACGAGCTGGATGAGCTCGAAGAGGAgagcgacgaggaagaagaagaggaggaggaagaagaggaagaggaagagaaggccgagaagttCGTGAAAGACAATGTTCAGGCCGAAGAGGCCAAGGTCGCTCAGAAGCAGGACAAAGAAGTTGACGAACTTGCCGAGGCTTTGGGAAAGACTGGTCTGTAA
- a CDS encoding glucosyltransferase, whose product MAPPPSSYRPRKKRKFPLSSTGSNNALIVDDGNGKHTPAFPLASFLWAARAGVSQWLILPLILMAVGLFRWAVSLWGYSGFQVPPMHGDFEAQRHWMEITIHLPMSKWYTYDLQYWGLDYPPLTAYHSWLLGKIGTLFDPSWFALDESRGFEDPQLKVYMRATVVVSEYLIFIPAVVNFLRRYTQMHGVPVWSASVALVAILLQPSTILIDHGHFQYNTVMLGFVAASLDAILAGRMLWACIFFVGALGFKQMALYYAPVMFAFLLGICVFPRIQLIRLVCISLVTVVAFAVLIAPLVVSAVSAGAQNELSSIPLPPLLQALPIKLDKSSILYAPLLQLTQVIHRIFPFARGLFEDKVANAWCAIHTFYKLHRFEATLLQRVSLGATLASIFIPCAIIFRHPRASFLLPALSTVAWGFFLFSFQVHEKSVLLPLLPMTLMLSGDGGLSKETRAWVGWANMLGSWTMFPLLQRDGLRVPYFVMTFLWAYLLGLPPASLEVYRSRSSSDDPSPLLEPHIITKLVHLCFYLAMVAWHVLEAFVPPPPGKPDLWVVLNVLIGAGGFGLTYLWCLRKLVLQCWMIGRKVEKDTQKKNQ is encoded by the exons ATGGCTCCTCCCCCTTCTTCCTACCGCCcacggaagaagagaaagttcCCCTTGTCGTCCACCGGGTCAAACAACGCCCTTATTGTGGACGATGGAAACGGCAAACATACTCCTGCATTCCCTTTGGCGTCTTTCCTATGGGCTGCTCGCGCAGGTGTATCTCAATGGCTCATTCTACCTCTGATTTTGATGGCTGTGGGCCTGTTTCGCTGGGCCGTGAGTTTGTGGGGATACTCTG GCTTCCAAGTACCCCCGATGCATGGCGATTTCGAGGCGCAGAGACACTGGATGGAGATAACAATTCATCTACCTATGTCAAAATGGTACACATACGACCTGCAGTACTGGGGCCTTGACTATCCACCATTGACTGCGTATCATAGCTGGCTGTTGGGAAAGAT TGGTACTCTCTTTGATCCCTCGTGGTTTGCTCTGGATGAGTCCCGTGGCTTCGAGGATCCTCAGCTGAAAGTATACATGCGTGCTACGGTGGTAGTCTCCGAGTATCTTATTTTCATCCCGGCAGTTGTCAATTTTCTGCGCCGATACACACAAATGCATGGAGTCCCCGTATGGTCCGCCTCTGTCGCCCTGGTTGCTATCCTTTTGCAGCCGTCGACCATTTTGATCGATCACGGCCATTTTCAATACAACACGGTGATGCTGGGGTTTGTTGCTGCAAGTCTGGATGCGATTTTGGCAGGACGCATGCTCTGGGCATGTATCTTTTTCGTGGGTGCCTTGGGGTTCAAGCAAATGGCTCTATATTACGCTCCCGTCATGTTCGCTTTCCTTCTGGGAATCTGTGTTTTCCCTCGGATTCAGCTCATCCGCCTTGTTTGCATTTCCCTGGTTACAGTTGTCGCATTCGCCGTTCTTATTGCCCCACTCGTGGTGAGCGCAGTCAGTGCTGGTGCTCAGAATGAGTTGTCCTCTATTCCGCTGCCTCCCCTACTACAGGCGCTGCCTATCAAGCTAGACAAGAGCTCGATACTTTACGCACCCTTGCTTCAGCTGACGCAGGTCATCCACCGAATCTTTCCGTTTGCTCGTGGTCTGTTCGAGGACAAGGTTGCAAATGCTTGGTGCGCCATCCACACATTCTACAAACTCCATCGATTCGAGGCGACTCTGCTTCAACGAGTGTCATTGGGTGCCACGTTAGCATCAATCTTTATCCCCTGCGCCATAATTTTCCGTCACCCACGtgcctcttttcttcttccggcCTTGTCTACCGTAGCCTGGGGATTCTTCTTATTCTCTTTCCAAGTCCACGAGAAGAGTGTTCTGCTACCCTTGTTGCCCATGACGCTCATGCTGTCTGGCGATGGGGGTTTAAGCAAAGAAACCCGCGCATGGGTGGGGTGGGCCAACATGCTTGGCTCTTGGACGATGTTCCCTCTTCTGCAGCGCGACGGCCTCCGAGTTCCCTATTTCGTCATGACATTCCTCTGGGCCTATCTACTTGGCCTTCCTCCCGCCTCTCTGGAAGTTTACCGTAGCCGAAGCTCTTCGGATGACCCCTCGCCGCTCCTCGAACCTCACATTATCACCAAACTTGTGCATTTGTGCTTCTATCTTGCCATGGTTGCGTGGCATGTGCTAGAAGCCTttgttcctcctccgcctggAAAACCCGACCTCTGGGTGGTACTCAATGTGCTAATCGGTGCTGGCGGATTTGGACTTACGTATCTGTGGTGCCTACGGAAGTTGGTTTTACAGTGCTGGATGATTGGGCGCAAGGTGGAAAAGGATAcgcagaaaaagaaccaatAA
- a CDS encoding prokaryotic phospholipase A2-domain-containing protein has product MKANSFLIALLPTALAIPLPTPNEGATSLSESQRLQSITDELMFGLELPDFTARREANDPPQLDWYSDGCTRAPSNPLGFPFQRACERHDFGYQNYRIQGRFTKAAKAQIDLRFKEEYDFPFVPSFSPGICFC; this is encoded by the coding sequence ATGAAGGCTAACAGCTTTCTCATTGCCCTCCTCCCAACCGCCCTAGCCATCCCCCTCCCCACACCAAATGAAGGCGCTACAAGCCTCTCAGAAAGCCAGCGCCTCCAGTCTATCACCGACGAGCTTATGTTCGGCCTCGAGCTGCCCGACTTCACAGCTCGCAGAGAGGCAAACGACCCTCCTCAGTTAGACTGGTACTCTGATGGCTGCACAAGGGCTCCGAGTAACCCTCTCGGATTCCCCTTTCAAAGGGCGTGTGAACGCCATGACTTCGGTTACCAGAACTACCGAATACAAGGGCGCTTCACCAAGGCCGCAAAAGCGCAGATAGATCTTAGATTCAAAGAAGAGTATGATTTCCCTTTCgttccttccttctcccctGGAATCTGCTTCTGTTGA
- a CDS encoding putative cytochrome c oxidase copper chaperone Cox17: protein MSWLFGSSSSTEKTPEPTPVPAEKPKPCCVCKTEKTARDDCMLFSKSDDPQQECKSMIEQYKACMAGYGFKV, encoded by the exons ATGTCGTGGCTCTTCGGTTCCAGCA GTTCTACAGAGAAGACCCCCGAACCTACCCCGGTGCCTGCCGAGAAGCCAAAG CCCTGCTGCGTCTGCAAAACTGAAAAGACCGCCCGTGACGACTGCATGCTCTTCTCGAAATCCGACGACCCCCAGCAAGAATGCAAGTCCATGATTGAACAGTACAAGGCCTGTATGGCTGGATACGGATTCAAGGTCTAA